The following proteins are co-located in the Microvirga ossetica genome:
- a CDS encoding ABC transporter substrate-binding protein: MRKRTFLKATLFAATALIPFATLPAQAADKVVLMLNWYVYGEHAPFFYGKEKGLYAAEGIDLEIQEGRGSAVTVQAVAAKTVDFAYADVPTMIRAAVKGAPVTSPGVLLQKNPMSAMGFSEKNIRKAEDLRGKIVATTPGDSMSQIWPLFLKKAGLKESEMRIVSGDAQTKLNAVINGQADVLLGYVMDQSMKIKDATGKNVTPVMFADYGVNLVSSGIIAHKDTLKEKADLVRRFMNATTKAIEGAEKAPAEATQAVLKALPKAGKPDTLQEGFELTIPLYRTEETKGQRPFNVSDANMAETVNLLIEYGGLDPAAKNDPKQFYSREFLPKATQ; the protein is encoded by the coding sequence ATGAGAAAACGTACGTTCCTGAAAGCTACGCTTTTTGCCGCCACGGCCCTCATTCCCTTCGCGACCCTGCCGGCACAGGCTGCCGACAAGGTCGTGCTGATGCTCAACTGGTACGTCTACGGCGAGCATGCGCCGTTCTTCTACGGCAAGGAGAAGGGCCTCTACGCGGCCGAGGGCATCGATCTCGAGATCCAGGAAGGGCGCGGCTCGGCCGTGACCGTGCAGGCGGTCGCCGCCAAGACGGTGGACTTCGCCTACGCCGACGTTCCCACCATGATCCGCGCTGCGGTGAAGGGCGCTCCCGTCACGTCTCCGGGCGTGCTGCTGCAGAAGAACCCCATGTCGGCGATGGGCTTCTCCGAGAAGAACATCCGCAAGGCCGAGGATCTGCGCGGCAAGATCGTTGCGACGACGCCGGGCGATTCCATGTCGCAGATCTGGCCGCTGTTTCTTAAAAAGGCCGGGCTGAAGGAAAGCGAGATGCGCATCGTCTCCGGCGACGCGCAGACGAAGCTCAACGCGGTCATCAACGGCCAGGCCGACGTGCTGCTCGGCTACGTCATGGACCAGAGCATGAAGATCAAGGACGCGACGGGCAAGAACGTCACGCCGGTCATGTTCGCGGATTACGGCGTCAACCTCGTCTCCTCCGGCATCATCGCGCACAAGGACACGCTGAAGGAGAAGGCCGATCTCGTCCGCCGCTTCATGAACGCCACCACCAAGGCGATCGAGGGCGCGGAGAAGGCGCCCGCCGAGGCGACGCAGGCCGTGCTGAAGGCGCTGCCGAAGGCCGGCAAGCCCGACACGCTGCAGGAGGGCTTCGAGCTGACGATTCCGCTCTACCGCACGGAAGAGACCAAGGGGCAGCGCCCGTTCAACGTCTCCGACGCCAACATGGCCGAGACGGTCAACCTGCTCATCGAATACGGCGGCCTCGACCCGGCGGCGAAGAACGATCCGAAGCAGTTCTACAGCCGCGAGTTCCTGCCCAAGGCGACGCAGTGA
- a CDS encoding dihydrodipicolinate synthase family protein — protein sequence MNRPETVSALSIRLPQADRSVETYKLSAPKSFPDKVSGPMNRIAFSAAHVVADPLADADPWLQAAIDWDKTIAYRERLWDLGLGVAEAMDTAQRGMGLDWPTSLELIRRSVGAAKARGDALVFSGAGTDHLAPEAARSVDDVIRAYEEQFAAIEAVGGRIILMASRALARVAKSADDYVQVYDRILSQAKEPVIIHWLGDMFDPALAGYWGTSDLDAAMDTCVSIINSHAEKVDGVKISLLDKDKEIAMRRRLDKRVRMYTGDDFNYAELIAGDDQGYSHALLGIFDAIAPAASSALVSLAAGKIDTFHEVLAPTVPLSRHIFRAPTRFYKTGVVFMAYLNGHQDHFTMVGGQESARSTLHLAELFRLADKAGLLRDPDLAVERMRFVLATHGVEA from the coding sequence ATGAACCGGCCTGAGACCGTCAGCGCCCTGTCGATCCGCCTGCCGCAGGCGGATCGCAGCGTGGAGACCTATAAGCTCTCCGCCCCAAAGTCCTTCCCCGACAAGGTGAGCGGGCCGATGAACCGCATCGCGTTCTCGGCCGCCCACGTGGTGGCCGATCCGCTCGCCGATGCGGACCCGTGGCTGCAGGCCGCCATCGACTGGGACAAGACCATCGCCTATCGCGAGCGCCTGTGGGATCTCGGCCTCGGCGTCGCGGAAGCCATGGACACGGCGCAGCGCGGCATGGGCCTCGACTGGCCGACCTCGCTCGAGCTGATCCGCCGCTCGGTCGGCGCCGCCAAGGCGCGGGGCGATGCCCTCGTGTTTTCCGGTGCCGGCACGGATCATCTCGCACCCGAAGCTGCGCGCAGCGTCGACGACGTCATCCGCGCCTATGAGGAGCAATTCGCCGCCATCGAGGCGGTGGGCGGACGCATCATCCTCATGGCGTCGCGGGCGCTTGCCCGCGTCGCCAAGTCCGCCGACGATTACGTCCAGGTCTACGACCGCATCCTCAGCCAGGCGAAGGAGCCGGTGATCATCCACTGGCTCGGCGACATGTTCGATCCGGCGCTCGCCGGCTATTGGGGCACGAGCGATCTCGATGCCGCGATGGATACATGCGTGTCGATCATCAACAGCCATGCGGAGAAGGTCGACGGCGTCAAGATCTCCCTTCTCGACAAGGACAAGGAAATCGCCATGCGCCGCCGCCTCGACAAGCGCGTGCGCATGTATACGGGCGACGACTTCAACTATGCCGAGCTGATCGCGGGAGACGACCAGGGCTATTCGCACGCGCTGCTCGGCATCTTCGATGCCATCGCGCCTGCGGCCTCGTCGGCTCTCGTGAGTCTTGCGGCGGGCAAGATCGACACGTTCCACGAGGTGCTCGCCCCGACCGTGCCGTTGTCGCGACACATCTTCCGGGCGCCGACGCGGTTCTACAAGACGGGCGTGGTGTTCATGGCCTATCTCAACGGCCATCAGGACCACTTCACCATGGTCGGCGGACAGGAGAGCGCCCGCTCGACCCTGCATCTCGCCGAGCTCTTCCGCCTGGCGGACAAGGCCGGTCTCCTGCGGGATCCGGACCTTGCGGTGGAGCGCATGCGCTTCGTCCTCGCCACGCATGGGGTGGAGGCGTAA
- a CDS encoding Gfo/Idh/MocA family protein, whose translation MAQRRLGIVMHGITGRMGMNQHLIRSVAAIRAEGGVTLSDGSKVQLDPILVGRNADKIQELAKTYGIERWTTDLDAAIADPKDEIFFDAATTQMRPTLLDQAINAGKHIYCEKPISTNLPEALRIVRLAREKGVKNGTVQDKLFLPGLQKLKMLRDSGFFGRMLSVRGEFGYWVFEGDWGQPAQRPSWNYRSEDGGGMILDMVCHWRYVLDNLFGEVRSVSCIGSTHIPERVDEKGKPYPATADDSAYATFMLDGGVIAHINMSWCTRVYRDDLVTFQVDGTHGSAVAGLTDCVIQPRQATPRPVWNPDQKQTIDFYDTWQPVPDNTVYDNGFKTQWEMFVRHVVEDAPYRYTLVEGAKGVQLVECALESWRERRWVDVPPLNVGASKEKQHEPA comes from the coding sequence ATGGCTCAACGCAGGTTAGGCATTGTGATGCATGGCATCACCGGCCGCATGGGAATGAACCAGCACCTCATCCGCTCCGTGGCTGCCATCCGCGCCGAGGGCGGCGTGACCCTGTCCGACGGGTCGAAGGTCCAGCTCGATCCGATCCTCGTCGGACGCAATGCGGACAAGATCCAGGAGCTTGCGAAGACCTATGGCATCGAGCGCTGGACGACCGATCTCGATGCCGCCATCGCCGATCCGAAGGATGAGATCTTCTTCGATGCGGCGACGACGCAGATGCGTCCGACCCTGCTCGACCAGGCGATCAATGCCGGCAAGCACATCTATTGCGAGAAGCCGATCTCCACGAACCTGCCGGAGGCGCTGCGGATCGTCCGTCTCGCCCGCGAGAAGGGCGTGAAGAACGGCACCGTGCAGGACAAGCTCTTCCTGCCCGGCCTGCAGAAGCTGAAGATGCTGCGCGATTCCGGCTTCTTCGGCCGCATGCTCTCGGTTCGCGGCGAGTTCGGCTATTGGGTGTTCGAGGGCGATTGGGGCCAGCCGGCGCAGCGTCCGTCCTGGAACTACCGTTCCGAGGACGGCGGCGGCATGATCCTCGATATGGTCTGCCACTGGCGCTACGTGCTCGACAACCTTTTCGGCGAGGTGCGCTCGGTCTCCTGCATCGGCTCGACGCATATTCCCGAGCGCGTCGACGAGAAGGGCAAGCCCTATCCGGCGACCGCCGACGATTCGGCTTACGCCACCTTCATGCTCGATGGCGGCGTGATCGCCCACATCAACATGTCCTGGTGCACCCGTGTCTACCGTGACGATCTCGTCACCTTCCAAGTGGACGGAACGCACGGTTCGGCCGTCGCCGGCCTCACCGATTGCGTGATCCAGCCGCGCCAGGCGACGCCGCGCCCGGTCTGGAATCCCGATCAGAAGCAGACCATCGACTTCTACGACACCTGGCAGCCGGTGCCCGACAATACGGTCTACGACAACGGCTTCAAGACGCAGTGGGAGATGTTCGTCCGTCACGTCGTCGAGGATGCGCCCTACCGCTACACCCTCGTCGAAGGCGCGAAGGGCGTTCAGCTCGTGGAATGCGCTCTCGAGAGCTGGCGCGAGCGCCGCTGGGTCGACGTGCCGCCGCTGAATGTAGGCGCCTCGAAGGAGAAGCAGCATGAACCGGCCTGA
- a CDS encoding Ldh family oxidoreductase, which yields MIASETVSAEVIRAQIEAILRAWGMSEETLRRTAEVMVETDLRGIDSHGISMLTQYAQMQDAGQLRIRAEPRIVRQSASTALIDGGAGLGHPAALMGMNLAIDKALAHDVGVVSVFNSHHFGAAGYYATMAAERGLIGVVSSTTRVISVVPTNGVERVLGTNPIAIAAPAGRHRPVCLDISTSVAAANKVKVYALQDKDLPAGWVMDREGRNVTDSGQAFRQIFESREGGLTPIGGAGTEMGGHKGYGLGLIAQILSGTLSGGSFSPIRNLTQKPSDPDNIGHFFMALNPAAFRPLDDFWSDLDVAIDTLHATRSVRDDEPVLVPGDPEWISREERLANGIPIPETLMLKVREIAEAAGAPFLLKPTRAA from the coding sequence ATGATCGCGAGCGAGACTGTCTCGGCCGAGGTGATTCGCGCCCAGATCGAAGCGATCCTGCGCGCCTGGGGCATGAGCGAAGAAACCCTGCGCCGGACGGCGGAGGTGATGGTCGAGACCGACCTGCGCGGCATCGATTCCCACGGCATCTCCATGCTGACGCAATATGCGCAGATGCAGGACGCCGGGCAGTTGCGGATTCGGGCGGAGCCGAGGATCGTGCGGCAGAGCGCGAGCACGGCCCTGATCGACGGCGGCGCCGGACTGGGACATCCCGCGGCGCTGATGGGCATGAACCTCGCCATCGACAAGGCGCTCGCCCACGATGTCGGCGTGGTGTCGGTTTTCAACTCGCATCATTTCGGCGCAGCGGGCTATTACGCCACAATGGCAGCGGAGCGCGGGCTGATCGGTGTCGTCTCCTCGACGACCCGCGTGATCTCCGTGGTGCCCACCAACGGGGTCGAGCGCGTTCTCGGAACCAATCCGATTGCGATAGCCGCACCCGCGGGCCGTCATCGTCCGGTTTGCCTCGACATCTCCACCAGTGTCGCCGCCGCGAACAAGGTCAAGGTTTACGCGCTCCAGGACAAGGATCTTCCGGCCGGATGGGTGATGGATAGAGAGGGCCGGAACGTCACCGATTCCGGCCAGGCCTTCAGACAGATTTTCGAGAGCCGGGAGGGCGGGCTGACACCCATCGGCGGCGCCGGCACCGAGATGGGCGGGCACAAGGGATACGGATTGGGCCTGATCGCCCAGATCCTGTCCGGCACCCTCTCCGGCGGTTCCTTCTCGCCGATCCGGAACCTGACGCAAAAGCCGTCCGATCCCGACAATATCGGCCATTTCTTCATGGCGCTGAATCCCGCAGCCTTCAGGCCGCTGGATGACTTCTGGTCCGATCTGGATGTCGCGATCGACACCCTGCATGCCACGAGGTCGGTCCGGGACGACGAGCCGGTTCTGGTGCCCGGCGATCCGGAATGGATCTCCCGCGAGGAGCGGCTCGCCAACGGCATTCCGATCCCGGAAACGTTGATGCTGAAAGTGCGGGAGATCGCAGAAGCTGCGGGCGCTCCGTTCCTGTTGAAACCGACACGCGCAGCCTGA
- a CDS encoding Gfo/Idh/MocA family protein: MDLSSRKRIALIGTGHRGTGMWGINVVKDYSDYVDIVALCDTNRLRAERARGFLGIDAPIYTDAQEMIAAVKPDQVIVCTRDSNHDEMIVRALESGVDVITEKPMTTTAEKVRRILDAEKRTGRRVDVTFNYRYAPTVRKIKELLNSGVIGDVTSIDFHWFLDNKHGADYFRRWHAVEENSGSLFVHKSTHHFDLMNWYLDDDPEQVFAFASLRKYGKAGPFRGERCKTCEHASYCDYYMDVSKDPWLEALYEDPSREDGYVRDACVFREEINIPDTMSAMIRYRKGVQVTYSVNTYMPIEGHFIAFDGTKGRIQMRQYERQPWETPEYDEIQLVRNFGGVETIQVPHEPGGHFGGDPKLQDMLFKPGTPDPLNQRAGSRAGAMSVLCGIAALQSSKTGQMVSVSKLLDPAQAIAA, translated from the coding sequence ATGGACCTCTCAAGCAGGAAACGGATCGCCCTCATCGGGACCGGCCACCGCGGCACGGGCATGTGGGGGATCAACGTCGTCAAGGACTACAGTGACTATGTCGACATCGTCGCCCTCTGCGACACGAACCGCCTTCGTGCCGAGCGGGCGCGGGGCTTTCTGGGAATAGATGCCCCCATCTACACCGACGCCCAGGAGATGATCGCGGCGGTCAAGCCGGATCAGGTCATCGTCTGCACCCGTGACTCGAATCACGACGAGATGATCGTGCGCGCCCTCGAATCGGGCGTCGACGTCATCACCGAGAAGCCGATGACCACCACGGCCGAGAAGGTGCGGCGCATCCTCGACGCCGAGAAGCGCACCGGGCGCCGCGTCGATGTGACCTTTAATTACCGCTACGCTCCGACCGTCCGGAAGATCAAGGAGCTGCTGAACTCGGGCGTGATCGGCGACGTCACCTCCATCGATTTCCACTGGTTTCTCGACAACAAGCACGGGGCCGACTACTTCCGCCGCTGGCACGCGGTGGAGGAGAATTCCGGCAGCCTCTTCGTGCACAAGAGCACCCACCATTTCGATCTGATGAACTGGTACCTGGACGACGATCCGGAGCAGGTCTTCGCCTTCGCCAGCCTGCGCAAATACGGCAAGGCCGGCCCCTTCCGGGGCGAGCGCTGCAAGACCTGCGAGCATGCCAGCTATTGCGACTACTACATGGACGTCAGCAAGGACCCGTGGCTCGAGGCCCTCTACGAGGATCCGTCCCGCGAGGACGGCTATGTCCGCGATGCCTGCGTGTTCCGCGAGGAGATCAACATTCCCGACACGATGTCGGCCATGATCCGCTATCGCAAGGGCGTGCAGGTCACCTATTCGGTGAACACCTATATGCCCATCGAAGGGCATTTCATCGCCTTCGACGGCACCAAGGGCCGCATCCAGATGCGGCAATACGAGCGCCAGCCCTGGGAAACGCCGGAATACGACGAGATCCAGCTCGTGCGGAATTTCGGCGGCGTTGAGACCATCCAGGTCCCGCACGAGCCGGGCGGCCATTTCGGCGGCGATCCGAAGCTGCAGGACATGCTGTTCAAGCCGGGCACCCCGGATCCCCTGAACCAGCGCGCCGGTTCTCGCGCGGGCGCCATGTCGGTGCTGTGCGGCATCGCCGCACTTCAGAGTTCGAAGACGGGTCAGATGGTCAGCGTCTCGAAGCTGCTCGACCCGGCGCAGGCCATCGCAGCCTGA
- a CDS encoding sugar phosphate isomerase/epimerase family protein encodes MRNFTRDHRALSINTATVRKQGDLVAIAEACARAEIKAISPWRDQVATVGLNRAVAAVKDAGLELSGYCRGGMFPADAARLQEATDDNRRAVDEAVALGAPCLVLVVGGLPQYSRPGSEASKDIDAARALVEDGIATLLDYSRKAGLPLAIEPLHPMYAADRACVNTMSQALDICDRVDPERTGMLGLAVDVYHVWWDPDLKEQIRRTGKDRLLAYHVCDWLVPTTDLLLDRGMMGDGVIDLRGIREAVEAVGYAGYSEVEIFSENNWWKKPMEEVLATCIERHRAVV; translated from the coding sequence ATGCGTAACTTCACACGCGATCACCGCGCCCTGTCGATCAACACCGCGACGGTGAGAAAGCAGGGCGACCTCGTCGCCATCGCTGAGGCCTGCGCCCGAGCCGAGATCAAGGCGATCTCGCCCTGGCGCGACCAGGTGGCGACTGTGGGCCTCAACCGCGCCGTGGCGGCGGTGAAGGATGCAGGGCTCGAACTCTCCGGCTATTGCCGCGGCGGCATGTTCCCGGCCGATGCGGCAAGGCTGCAGGAAGCCACCGACGACAACCGCCGCGCGGTGGACGAGGCCGTCGCCCTCGGCGCACCCTGCCTCGTGCTCGTGGTCGGCGGCCTGCCGCAATATTCCCGGCCAGGCTCTGAAGCTTCGAAGGACATCGACGCGGCGCGCGCCCTGGTCGAGGACGGGATCGCGACACTGCTCGACTATTCCCGCAAGGCCGGTCTCCCGCTCGCCATCGAGCCGCTGCATCCGATGTATGCGGCGGATCGTGCCTGCGTGAACACCATGAGCCAAGCTCTCGACATCTGCGACCGGGTCGATCCCGAGCGTACGGGCATGCTCGGCCTTGCGGTCGACGTCTACCATGTGTGGTGGGATCCGGACCTGAAGGAACAGATCCGCCGCACGGGCAAGGACAGGCTTCTTGCCTATCACGTCTGCGACTGGCTCGTGCCGACGACCGATCTGCTGCTCGATCGCGGCATGATGGGCGATGGCGTCATCGACCTGCGCGGCATCCGCGAGGCCGTCGAGGCGGTCGGATATGCCGGCTACTCGGAGGTGGAGATCTTCTCCGAGAACAACTGGTGGAAAAAGCCGATGGAGGAGGTGCTCGCCACCTGCATCGAGCGGCATCGCGCGGTCGTCTAA
- a CDS encoding ABC transporter permease → MPSKLARASQNLLNSAWIRPFGLLVLTVVLWDLAVRIFRIPPYLVPPPKDVAVAFWNEGGMLLVEAIPTTTATLGGFLLSALFGIPIAMLIAGSRTVESYLYPLLVFSQSIPKVAVAPLFVVWFGFGMAPKVISAFLLGFFPVVVAGVQGFKSLDPEMRDLVRSMKASRLQSFTMVSLPYALPAIFAGLKVSVTLAVVGAVVGEFVGANSGIGFVLQRSIGNFELPTMFAALVILASISVILFWIIDLIERFTVPWHASQRHDFAATA, encoded by the coding sequence ATGCCGTCGAAGCTCGCGCGCGCCAGCCAGAATCTGCTAAACTCGGCCTGGATCAGGCCGTTCGGGCTGCTGGTCCTGACGGTCGTCCTCTGGGATCTCGCGGTGCGCATCTTCCGGATCCCGCCCTATCTGGTGCCGCCGCCGAAAGACGTGGCGGTGGCATTCTGGAACGAGGGAGGCATGCTGCTGGTGGAAGCGATCCCCACGACCACGGCGACCCTGGGCGGGTTCCTCCTCTCGGCCCTGTTCGGCATTCCGATCGCCATGCTCATCGCCGGCTCGCGCACGGTCGAATCCTACCTCTATCCGCTGCTCGTCTTCTCCCAGTCGATCCCCAAGGTCGCGGTGGCGCCCCTCTTCGTGGTGTGGTTCGGCTTCGGCATGGCGCCCAAGGTGATCTCGGCCTTCCTGCTCGGCTTCTTTCCGGTCGTGGTCGCCGGCGTCCAGGGCTTCAAGTCCCTCGATCCCGAGATGCGCGATCTGGTGCGTTCCATGAAGGCCTCGCGCCTGCAATCCTTCACCATGGTGAGCCTGCCCTATGCGCTGCCGGCGATCTTCGCCGGACTGAAGGTCTCAGTGACGCTTGCCGTCGTCGGCGCCGTGGTCGGCGAGTTCGTGGGCGCCAATTCAGGCATCGGCTTCGTGCTGCAGCGCTCCATCGGCAATTTCGAGCTGCCGACCATGTTCGCGGCGCTGGTGATCCTGGCCTCTATCAGCGTCATCCTGTTCTGGATCATCGATCTCATCGAGCGTTTCACCGTGCCCTGGCACGCCAGCCAGCGGCACGATTTCGCAGCAACCGCTTAA
- a CDS encoding TetR/AcrR family transcriptional regulator → MSASDISSRQFVRDAEATKRRILDAATAEFAGHGYGGARVDQIAEAARSNKRMLYYYYGSKEALFLATLEAAYDHIRAAERELHLEELSPLQALEELVRFTWNYFVKHPEFMMLLNTENQHRAKHLKKSGQVHTMNSPVIETIGIILERGEKTGAVRPGIDPVQLYVSIAGLCYFYLSNVYTLSVAFGRELLSAPAMKERIDHVVDFVIAGVRA, encoded by the coding sequence ATGAGCGCCTCCGACATCAGCAGCCGACAATTCGTTCGGGACGCCGAGGCGACGAAGCGTCGGATCCTCGACGCGGCGACGGCGGAGTTCGCCGGCCACGGCTATGGTGGCGCGCGGGTCGACCAGATCGCGGAGGCAGCCCGCAGCAACAAGCGCATGCTCTACTATTATTACGGGAGCAAGGAGGCGCTGTTCCTGGCAACCCTCGAGGCGGCCTACGACCATATCCGCGCGGCGGAGCGGGAACTGCACCTGGAAGAGCTGTCTCCGCTGCAGGCGCTGGAAGAGCTTGTCCGCTTCACCTGGAACTACTTCGTGAAGCATCCCGAATTCATGATGCTGCTCAACACCGAGAACCAGCATCGCGCGAAGCACCTGAAAAAATCCGGGCAGGTGCACACCATGAACTCCCCGGTGATCGAGACCATCGGCATCATCCTCGAACGCGGCGAGAAGACCGGGGCCGTTCGCCCCGGCATCGATCCGGTCCAGCTCTACGTGTCCATCGCCGGGCTTTGCTACTTCTACCTGTCCAACGTCTACACCCTGTCCGTGGCGTTCGGCCGGGAGCTTCTGTCCGCGCCCGCCATGAAGGAGCGCATCGACCACGTGGTCGATTTCGTGATCGCCGGCGTGCGCGCCTGA
- a CDS encoding enolase, whose protein sequence is MSGARIRIVQIKTFERPMRFARPFRFGLVTVDEAPQAFVQVVVGVEGIGVATGVTAEMMMPKWFDKNPAKTPHDTIADLKASLNEAARIYAEADGWDTAFGHHARGFAAQKMWAADRGLPGLVASYGPALIDKAVADGVLKALKLSFPEGLRRNVFGIDARQTPDLDEERIRTFLADIRPVGEVRLRHTIGMLDALEGEGSLAEEIAHARLLLFKIKIGGDVDADIARLQAIHALLSLQVPDYRATLDANEQYDPERLRLLLQAMQSGGLQAFRERLLYIEQPFDRAGTFAAPLGDLAAEIPFIIDEADGDYDAFPRAVELGYRGVSSKACKGFYKSILNGVRAAAFNERQPGRFFVSAEDLTCQAGLGIEQDTALVATLGLTHAERNGHHYVDGFGPAPDAEAVRFAAAHPDLYRKQGGRIGLAFERGSLPTASLLSAPGFAGAAEPDWSSLVPLSQHYR, encoded by the coding sequence ATGTCAGGCGCCCGGATTCGCATCGTTCAGATAAAGACCTTCGAGCGGCCGATGCGCTTCGCGCGTCCGTTCCGGTTCGGGCTCGTCACCGTCGACGAGGCGCCGCAGGCCTTCGTGCAGGTTGTGGTCGGGGTGGAGGGCATCGGCGTCGCGACCGGCGTCACCGCCGAGATGATGATGCCGAAATGGTTCGACAAGAACCCCGCCAAGACGCCCCATGACACCATCGCCGATCTCAAGGCCAGTCTCAATGAGGCGGCGCGCATCTATGCCGAGGCGGATGGTTGGGACACGGCCTTCGGCCACCACGCACGCGGCTTCGCGGCGCAGAAGATGTGGGCCGCCGATCGGGGCCTGCCCGGCCTCGTCGCATCCTACGGGCCGGCGCTGATCGACAAGGCGGTTGCCGACGGCGTGCTCAAGGCGCTGAAGCTCTCCTTCCCCGAAGGATTGCGGCGCAATGTCTTCGGCATCGATGCGCGGCAGACGCCGGATCTCGACGAGGAGCGCATCCGAACCTTCCTGGCGGATATCCGTCCGGTCGGCGAGGTCCGGCTCCGGCATACGATCGGGATGCTGGATGCTCTCGAGGGTGAGGGCAGTCTCGCGGAGGAGATCGCTCACGCGCGGCTGCTTCTGTTCAAGATCAAGATCGGCGGCGACGTGGACGCGGACATCGCGCGCCTGCAGGCGATCCACGCGCTTCTGTCGCTGCAGGTGCCGGATTACCGCGCGACGCTGGACGCCAACGAGCAATACGACCCTGAGCGTCTGCGTTTACTGTTGCAGGCGATGCAAAGCGGCGGGCTGCAAGCCTTCCGCGAGCGCCTGCTCTATATCGAGCAGCCCTTCGACCGGGCCGGGACCTTCGCGGCGCCCCTGGGCGATCTCGCCGCCGAGATCCCGTTCATCATCGACGAGGCGGATGGCGATTACGATGCCTTTCCGCGCGCGGTCGAGCTCGGTTATCGCGGCGTGTCCTCGAAGGCCTGCAAGGGCTTCTACAAGTCGATCCTGAACGGCGTGCGCGCCGCTGCCTTCAACGAGCGCCAGCCGGGCCGGTTCTTCGTCTCCGCCGAGGATCTCACCTGCCAGGCGGGGCTCGGGATCGAGCAGGACACCGCGCTCGTCGCCACGCTCGGGCTCACCCATGCCGAGCGCAACGGGCATCATTACGTCGATGGCTTCGGCCCCGCACCGGATGCGGAAGCGGTGCGCTTCGCCGCTGCGCATCCCGATCTCTACCGGAAGCAGGGCGGCCGCATCGGCCTTGCTTTCGAACGCGGTTCTCTGCCGACCGCTTCCCTGTTGTCTGCCCCAGGTTTCGCCGGCGCTGCCGAGCCTGACTGGAGCAGTCTCGTTCCTCTCTCGCAACATTATCGATAG
- a CDS encoding ABC transporter ATP-binding protein, protein MAHLRVIPKSEASAPRSMIEIRNLAKTYRTRSGDVPSLRPINLDITEGEFVAVVGPSGCGKSTLLKLVAGLIPPSEGEVQIGGVAVREPPDDVGIVFQSPVLLPWRSVLRNVMMPVEVRKLDRESHLARARKLLAMAGLEDFQNKYPWQLSGGMQQRTAICRALVHDPKIVLMDEPFGALDAMTRERMNLELQRIHHETGKTILLITHSIPEAVFLADRVVVMSERPGTIAAIYDVTLPRPRNLEVMGHPTFVDLTQRIRGHFYARGHLD, encoded by the coding sequence ATGGCACATCTTCGTGTCATCCCGAAAAGCGAGGCGTCCGCGCCTCGCTCCATGATCGAGATCCGCAATCTCGCGAAGACCTACCGCACGCGCAGCGGCGACGTGCCGTCCCTGCGGCCGATCAATCTCGACATCACGGAAGGCGAGTTCGTCGCCGTGGTCGGCCCGTCGGGATGCGGCAAGTCGACATTGCTCAAACTGGTCGCCGGCCTCATTCCGCCGAGCGAAGGCGAGGTGCAGATCGGCGGCGTCGCGGTGAGGGAACCGCCGGACGATGTGGGCATCGTGTTCCAGAGCCCGGTGCTGCTGCCCTGGCGCTCGGTTCTGCGCAACGTGATGATGCCGGTCGAGGTGCGCAAGCTCGACCGGGAGAGCCATCTCGCCCGTGCCCGCAAGCTGCTCGCCATGGCGGGGCTCGAGGACTTCCAGAACAAATATCCCTGGCAGCTCTCCGGCGGCATGCAGCAGCGCACCGCCATCTGCCGGGCGCTGGTGCACGATCCGAAGATCGTTCTCATGGACGAGCCGTTCGGCGCGCTCGATGCCATGACGCGCGAGCGCATGAATCTCGAGCTCCAGCGCATCCACCACGAGACCGGCAAGACGATCCTGCTGATCACCCATTCCATTCCCGAAGCGGTGTTCCTGGCGGACCGCGTGGTCGTCATGTCGGAGCGGCCGGGTACGATCGCCGCGATCTACGACGTGACGCTGCCGCGGCCGCGCAACCTTGAGGTCATGGGACATCCGACCTTCGTCGATCTCACGCAACGGATCCGCGGCCATTTCTATGCCCGCGGCCATCTGGACTAA